One Terriglobales bacterium genomic window, TCAACCCCATGCAGGAGCGCCGCCGCAAGTACGAGGACAATCCCAAGCTGGCCTGGGATGTCATCGAAGCCGGGGGCGCGAAAGCCCGCAGGATTTGCGACGCCACCATGGAGGAAGTGCGCGGATCCATGGGGCTGACCCGCAACTTCGATTTCGCGAATAAAGTTGGGGCTAAGTAACACTTTGTGATTTCGCCTTCGGTGATTTGTGATTGAATGCCAGTTACAAGTCACCCCAATCGCCCATGGCCGAGACTCCACAACCCGTCAAAACGGATAAGGACACGGAGTTTCCCTTTGCCGTGTCCGTGGGCGCGGTCTATGACGGCCCGCTCGACCTCCTGCTCGATCTCATCCGCAAGCAGGACATCGACATCTACGACATTCCCATCGCGCAGATCACCGCCCAGTACCTGACCTACGTCGAACGCATCAAGCAGCTGGACGTCAATGTCGCCGCCGATTTCATCTACATGGCCTCGGTGCTCATTCAGATCAAGTCGCGCATGCTGCTGCCGCGCGATCCCTCGATGCCCGACGACCAGCAGGAAGATCCCCGCATGGAGTTGGTGAACCGCCTGCTCGAGCACGAGCGGTTCAAGACCGCCGCCCAGATGTTGCTGCAGAAATCGCAGATTGAAGACGCGGTCTGGA contains:
- a CDS encoding segregation/condensation protein A, yielding MAETPQPVKTDKDTEFPFAVSVGAVYDGPLDLLLDLIRKQDIDIYDIPIAQITAQYLTYVERIKQLDVNVAADFIYMASVLIQIKSRMLLPRDPSMPDDQQEDPRMELVNRLLEHERFKTAAQMLLQKSQIEDAVWTNPALKDFKNDPGVEPELAADTVDLVRVFQQIVDRARSRPVIEVDEERVTVAHMMDFFRRRLSLESRPVRLKQVLGSLQSRQALICAFLALLEMVRLQAILLRQDKVFSDIIVKKNTMFDTVFGEAGAAAVRDDWR